The region ATGGTGAAATTTTGTTGTGTAGAGCCAACCGTGCATTGGAAATGATAGAATATAGCCTTATGAATGCAGTTCAATTGAACACCCTTGGTTTGTACGTGATTTATGTTGTAAAATGAGGGATGAACAAGTGTCTTTAATCAGCTAACATAAGTTCAGGAAAAATGTTTGCGAAATAGTAACATGTGCTCCTTATTTGGGGCCCATTATTTGTATTAATCCCTCTGTTCTATAAAGTTTTTTTGCTTCAGGTTGTGTATGAAAATCAATAATGTTTTATTCACCAATCATTTCCACCTGCACCTTGGGAGGTCCACCTTGGGAGGTAGTGaaggaatgagagagaaattagTGATATGAAGTGTGACGTGAAAGGAAATGCAGATAGAGATAGGAcgaaaaataggtggaaatgagatggaagagaaagtgaggtgtgtatatatcattactcgtatCAAAAAACAATAAagcaattattgatagtattaTTTGACTATATTGTCCATATTGAATTTTACTAGTATGTTGTTGAAGGCTTAAATTATACATACATAGAgactaatttaattaataaagaaaAGTCGTGGTTAGTTAAGAATAAATGCGATAAGTGAGATAAAATGTTTTATCAGAAGGTAgaggtggaaaaaattagcaaaatttgTTAGGATTTTCTAAATCAACTAACATTTGTGAATTTTTGAAATATAGTTAAAATTAAAGTTTTTGAAACATAAGGTAATTATCTCCATCGAACCTCCCATTTTATAACCAAAGTGTTTGTTTCGTGTTCGGAGGGTTAATTCCCTTGATTGCTTATCCAAAAAATAAGTAACATCAACATTAAATACGGGCCCCACAACCTAATCATGTTTTAGACTTTGCAATTGGATGGTTAGAATGGTAAGGGAAGTAGATTAGACTGTGATCTCAGCATTCGAGGTGCCGTAATATCTGCTACCGATGTAATTGCAATTGAGTGCCTGTAAGCTCTATTTAATAACTAATATTATACAACATGGCGGTAAACAACGAGTGAAATTTGATAAATTTCTTTTTGTTCACAACTTTTACCCGCCATGGTATGACCTAGCCCATTTTCGATTGAATGACTGAAGCACCTTTAATGATGTCCACGAAAGTAGAGGTCCACCTCCACATATATTGCTGAGGCCATTGCTGTTGAGCACCAACATTTCAGATCTACCGTTGTAAGAAGAAGTATCTTCGTTTTTTTAGCAACACTATCTGGGTTGATTCATAATCACCAGCGTGAATGAAACGCTTGCACAACCTGACAGGGGGGGGGTATCACCTCCTTCACTGGAAAACCAAGGGTAAGCTGAAGTATCTAACATCTTATTTAATAACTAATGTTTGGCCTGGTATATATTGTCTGTAACTTCAAACGTATTGTTGCGCAGGGATTTTTTCGAAGATCCACCTATTCAAGACCTGCGATCCCTGGGAAATATAGCACCACACCCGGCGGAGAGAGCCTTTTGCGACTATTATGAAGTAAAGGGAATGGTCGAAGGTGTCAGCTATAGCCTAAAGACTCTCATGGACATGATTCAGGTATCTtgttaagaaataaaataaCCTTTTTCATAACTGACATATGGTTGAACGTGAAAATGGAATCATAGTTGTTCAAGTGTCTTTCTATTTGTGGTAAACGCAACAAAATacttttacataaaattacCACCTAAAATAAACAATACTTTCAGAACGTGCACACTGATTTACATAGCAACAAGTACTAGATTTACTAGTATGTTGTGTATAGCAAAACGTGTTCAACCCATTAATATTGATATCTTCTCAGACTTTGACTTCTCGAATTAACGACGTGGATAAAGTTTCAACCTCTGTCTTAACACAAGTAACCACACTGAAGTGGCTGACTCATGAAATGCATGGAATAATTGGACGAAAGGGGGCAGTTTCAACTTCAAAGCTGTTGGAATCCCAAATCTGTGATGGCTTACTGAATGACCCAATGAAGACTCAGTTCACAACCCCATCAACCGTAACTGGGTCTAACAAAAAACGGAAGGTCAAAGTGCCATTCATGGATTACTCCGACATTATGTTGACGGTTTCTGACTCTGATACCGACGACTACGTGAACAGTCACGGCGGCGGTGATGACGTCGATGCCAACGAGCCATCGTAATTTCAACTGGTTGACAACCCAAATATAGTACTTCGCGACAGGGACAAAGGGAAGAATGTAATGGAAACTGTCTGTGTAAGGTCTCCACGTGGCAAGGTTGTACAAAAACTGTTACTTGCATATATTTGTGCTTATCTAATTACACATGTTTGGAGTGATTCACAAATTCTATTCCATACCAAACCAAAATGTTTCTAATATATGATTGCTGGCAGGGTATTCAAATGGGTGATGAGCTCTATCTCCAAAGATCCCCAATCATTGGAAAAACACTGTTTCCATCTCCTGCTGTACCAAGGTTGATTAGCATGTCGGCTACTGTGGTTGACCAAGACTTAACACCCCCTACTGGTTCTGGGCAAAACAAACTTAAGACCCCAAAGGCACCGTTGGCAAAACAGAAGACAAGTCTTGCCGCTCCTCCAGTCATTAAAAGTAGTAGACCATATGGATTTACACTCCCAAGGGTAATCGTTGAACTCCTATTTGAATACCATATTAATGAGTTAAAGACACTTCCATATGGTACATTTACGTTGTGTTGAACCGAAaccctaaaaaaattaaatgtgcAGGTGTTTAAGTGCAAGTTTAGACCCACACCTCAAATGGAGCTGTCTCAGAAACAAGTGCAACTTTGTGCTTATCTATACAATCCAGAACACGATGACACAGAATTGGTGTTTAGGTGTGGCCAGACGCTGGGTTTAAGAATGGACCTAGATTGCCTTTGCCCAGGAAAACGCATTTCAGACGAGGTAACACGGGACCAGTGTTATCACTGAAATTACACCTACTTGAAATCAGCAATATTGTATGTGTAACTCAAGTATTTGAAAACCCATTTTTGAACAGGTTATGAAAGTGTTTACACAGAAGGTTACTTGGAATCAGTACCAGTCAATGAACCCTTGTGTTTGGGTCCTACCACCATCATTCTCTGTAAGTGGATTTAACCCTGCGCTTTTATTTATATGGACGTATAATACACCAACAATGTTTATGCCTGAAATTTCCTAAACATATAGGATGGTGTGAGAGATGGTGTTCCTCTAGAAGATATGATCGCCTGCTTTGTGACAAGGGATCAGTGGATGCCAGCCTACCCCGATCTGAGATACGTATGAAATTTCCTGTCATTTAGTTGACAAGTACTCATAACCACCGTCTGTTGTTTAAACCCTTAATTCATTTCAGATTTGTTGACAGATATATGCACCAGTGAGAGATGAAAGTCATTGGTATCTTATGGTGGTAGCAATCGAAGAGGAGTTTATCTGTCATCTGGACTCATATCTGCCTGTTGACAAAATAAATAGTAGGAATCAACTCATTAGGGATATGGTAACAAGTCCTTGCACCTGTGTCTTACACAAAAGGGTAACATCAGTAATTAATAAAACTAGAAATTGACGTGTGTGTGGTTTTAAACTGTTTTTCAGTCTCGAATTTTGGCGAATATGCTGCAATCTGATTGCTACCCAACCGGGTATATGCAGAAGGCTTACGGATTGGCAACATGGGACATAAATGAAGCCACCGGAATACCAAACTGTGGACGCAGGTTTAGCAGTGCATGCCTTAACCCTCAAAATTGAATAACCTTTTTTGTGCTACAAATAAGTCTAATATTCCTTTATAATCTTGTGTCTTAGTGATGACTCATCCATATGGGTGCTGGATTGGATTGATAGGGAGCATGCATTCCAGCAGAACATGATTGGAGTGGTGTGTCTTAAAACTGATAAGAAATTATGTTTGTTTAGTGATTGCATGTTACATTAAAGAGTACTAATTGTCCAAAATTATTTTGCAGATACAGGAAAGGGTTGTTAGGATGAGGGCAGCACTTAGCATTGTAAATGGGGGGCACAATGAGGAATTTGATTCTCTTGTCAAGAAAGCTTTGGTGTACTGGGAAAGCATCAAGGGAGGGGAAAAAAACTCTGAACTTGAACGTGGGAATTAAGGAAACACGAAGTAGTATTTGAAGAATAAATAGTATTTCTGTATGGCCATATTCCTCAGGTCACCACTTTTGATGTAATATACTACGTGATCCTGCTGGTTGGAATATGTTTAGGTATTTGAAGTATTTGTTTTATATGTAAGGGTACGTTAATGACTACGTATTTTGGGCCACCACCATTATGATGTTATTGGGGGTGTTTATGATATTGTAATGTCACACCTAAACTATAAGAAGTGGCTTCTTGTGATATTATTATATAATGATCGTGTGTTTAATTTGTAAACGTGTCTTGTTCAACTATATCAGCTTTGTCATGTACTATCAAAGGTTTTTTCATTCTACGGGTAATTGCTTGAATTCAGGTACTTCAACTCAAACTTTGTTTCATAACATACACATAAGTATAACGGGCCTAATCCCTAAACCAACAAACATGGTCAGGAATTATACGGGCCTAAGACTGAGGAACTAGGAAGCATCTTGGTGTTACCCTGTTTGGAATAATGAATTCCCACGATTTTGGGGCGTAAATATACAAAACGGGCCTAACACACAAATATCCACACAAGTTTGGGCCACAATAAATAATGGCCCTTTTTATTTAACCTGTGTAAACTAAACAGAAAAAAATGTAGACATCGTCACTTACATACATTTCGAAACGTACATTTAACTACATATAACTCAAATTCGTTCCCCAATGTCGTTATTTCAAATTCAGTTCCCCTGTGCATGAAATTTCCTACAGTCTAACACCCTTGTTGCTTGCTATTGCATACATAACACAATCCCGGAAAATGTCCAAATTTGGAACTCTTTAATCTTGGCCCTTACGTTTCCCCATACATAATATAATGTGTTAGCAAAACCCAAACTTTACCACAATACAAAATATAATGAAGAACAACTTGGGACAATCTGGAATGTATATTACATAACAATATTATTAATACAACCTATGGTAGCCTCATAAAAAAGATTGACAATGTACTACATCAGGTGCACTTTGTTTTTGGCATAATACTCCTACTGCATTAAGTGGTATTGAAGTTCCACCATACTGTAACATTATAAGTCTCCAGCCCCATTTGATGGTTTATTCTACAGGCTTCAGTGGCACTACCCTGCGCAATTATAAAACTACCATCAACTAAATGATATGACGAAACAGACATATCAGTACACACCTGAAACTGAAATGCATTCACATACCATTAAGATTGCAGAAGTCCCCTCTGGAATAGGGTGGTTGATCATCATCATCTACTTCAGCATCCCCTCCATATACCTCATGTGCCATCTCATGGATTCTTGTTTTTAGACGGCATGAAGACTTGTTGTGACCTGGTGTCTTGCAAACACTGCACGTAGTCTTCCTACGGCGAGTACATTTAGTGCCCGAGGTACTAGCACCTCCAGTGTTGCGAAAAGCACGGTCAGGATTAGTCAATGGTACATAATTATCATCATCAACATTTACATCTTCCATGTCATTCACAAGTTTGTTGGATTTAAGCCTCGCAGTGTGGGTAGTTACAACCTCTCTTGTGGTTCTGAAATTCTCATTTGAATCGGCGGCTAATTTGCACATTTCTCTGCAGCTGTCTAATATAACTGTATGGAGAGCCATTTTTACAGATGTCCAATTACCTGTTACATCAGTAGCATAAGCTTCAATGTCGTCTCTTGCCCGTTTCGTCCACCTGTGATGTATAAGAGTAGTGGGAATTTCATTCATTCCCAAAATAACCATGACAGCAACAATATGCTCACAGGGTAGGCCCATGGACTCCATCCTTTGGCAACAACACTTCAGCTCAGGTGTTGGTCTGTAAAAGGTAATGTGCCACTCCTTAGCGGTTGTGCGAAACTTGGCCACTGTGAAAATCTCAAAAGTCCCAGTCAATTTTCTACTACTTACGTAAACTAGGAAAGCTCTTACAATGATAGAACGAAATTTATCAAACACCTCAGGTGTGTACAAAGAACTAGCTGATTTCTCAAGTTGCTTGAAAGGTGTTTCCAAGGGAGCCTTACCAACAACAGATGCCAAATCTGCTTCAACCTCCCTAAACCTCATAAAATCCAAACATCGGTGAAAGTGTTGTAAGAACTCTGTTAAGTTATATCTTGCATGTATAAACTTCTTAATTTCTGAATGCAAACTCTCACACCGTGATGTTGTCCAGAACCCAGCAAAACACGTACCACGTATATGAGCAACCGCCCACATCTTTCTATCTTCAAACCTCTCTTTCACCCATTCATTGTCCTGAAGACCAAATTTTGTTAACGTAGCCTCCCACTTACGATTGAATGCACCCACTTCATAATCCATTAACATGCATTTTTTAAACTCTTGAGTAAAACTTGGAATCTTTATGTTTCTTGTAGCATTCTGCAGCAAGTGCCAGGCGCATAATTTATGATGAGCACGTGGGAAAACACTACTAATAGCATTTTTCATCGATAAATGTCCATCAGTTATAACTGAtgtgggacatatgcctttcatTGCCTCAAGAAATGTCTGTAGCAGCCACACATATGTTTCCTCAGTCTCATTGGCAATGACTGCGCTTCCAAACACCGTTGTTTGATTGTGGTTATTCATGCCAGAAAACATAACAAAAGGGTACTGATATTTGTTTTTCCCATAGGTAGCATCAAATGCAACAATATCACCAAATACCTCATAGTTTTTCTGGCTTAAACCATCAGCCCAAAACAAATGCTCAAGTTTCCCATTCTCATTAGCTTGATGTCGCCAAAACATTAGAGGATCCTTTTTGCGCATTCCCTTTAGGTAGTCAATAGCGGTTTGGACATCACACTTCAACTCCCGCCTTTGTTTCGCTATCTGATTGTATAGCTTCCTTTTTGTAAAAGGGACCCTATCATATCCCCCCGACTGGCTTGCAATCTGGTTATGGACTCCCGTCACGCCTATGCCAGCAGCCCTCATGTCGTTAAGCTACTGAACATCACCGTCACTTAACCTCCTGTGGAGGACCAACCTTCCACAATGTCTTTCACTTAGCAATTCATGATTATGTTCATCATCAAACTTTGAAACATACCAACGACTCGTCCCAATGTGAACGTGAACACGAAAATTTGCAGCACAACCACAACGACGCTCCCcttgtttctttctctttctactGTCTGTTTGCAAAGCTTTGCGGAATCCTTGCCTAAAACAAACAAATGATTGTTGCACAACATCCCCTTTTTTGTTCCTTAGAATTTTATTCTTCCTTGCAGCAAATCCTTTCATCATGGCATACAACTTGTAGAACTCAAAAGCAACCTCACGATCAGAAAATTCAAACTTTGATGCTGCTTCACAACTCAAAGTCCTCAAATCATAAACCAACAAATCCTCAATTCCATTAATAACAACGACTTCCTC is a window of Lotus japonicus ecotype B-129 chromosome 5, LjGifu_v1.2 DNA encoding:
- the LOC130719267 gene encoding protein FAR1-RELATED SEQUENCE 5-like, which translates into the protein MRAAGIGVTGVHNQIASQSGGYDRVPFTKRKLYNQIAKQRRELKCDVQTAIDYLKGMRKKDPLMFWRHQANENGKLEHLFWADGLSQKNYEVFGDIVAFDATYGKNKYQYPFVMFSGMNNHNQTTVFGSAVIANETEETYVWLLQTFLEAMKGICPTSVITDGHLSMKNAISSVFPRAHHKLCAWHLLQNATRNIKIPSFTQEFKKCMLMDYEVGAFNRKWEATLTKFGLQDNEWVKERFEDRKMWAVAHIRGTCFAGFWTTSRCESLHSEIKKFIHARYNLTEFLQHFHRCLDFMRFREVEADLASVVGKAPLETPFKQLEKSASSLYTPEVFDKFRSIIVRAFLVYVSSRKLTGTFEIFTVAKFRTTAKEWHITFYRPTPELKCCCQRMESMGLPCEHIVAVMVILGMNEIPTTLIHHRWTKRARDDIEAYATDVTGNWTSVKMALHTVILDSCREMCKLAADSNENFRTTREVVTTHTARLKSNKLVNDMEDVNVDDDNYVPLTNPDRAFRNTGGASTSGTKCTRRRKTTCSVCKTPGHNKSSCRLKTRIHEMAHEVYGGDAEVDDDDQPPYSRGDFCNLNGM